From one Bos javanicus breed banteng chromosome 15, ARS-OSU_banteng_1.0, whole genome shotgun sequence genomic stretch:
- the LOC133261263 gene encoding olfactory receptor 52H1-like — MYNLSCYNPGSFILAGIPGLEKFHVWIGIPFCVIYGLAIVGNGTLLYLIVVEDSLHEPMFFFLSLLATTDLILSTDMVPKLLSNLWLGSQEITFTGCLAQMFFLHFSFVVDSAILLTMALDRYVAICFPLRYTSILAPQVIIKLVVGIVVRSFSVILPDVFLLKRLPFCGTRIIPHTYCEHIGVARLSSTDISINIWYGFSVPVMTVASDVIFIAVSYIFILRAVFHLSSQGARQKALGTCGSHVCVILIFYTPAAFSILAHRFGHSVPRNMLILFANFYVAIPPALNPVVYGVKTKKIQDKFVLLFTLKKTQ; from the coding sequence ATGTATAACTTGAGCTGTTACAATCCTGGTTCCTTTATCCTTGCTGGAATACCTGGCCTGGAGAAGTTTCACGTCTGGATCGGGATTCCCTTTTGTGTCATCTATGGTCTGGCTATTGTGGGCAATGGTACTCTCCTCTACCTCATTGTTGTTGAGGACAGCCTCCATGAGCCcatgtttttcttcctctctctgctggCCACCACGGACCTCATCTTGTCTACTGACATGGTGCCCAAACTGCTCAGTAACCTCTGGCTTGGCTCCCAGGAAATAACTTTCACTGGTTGTCTCGCCCAAATGTTCTTCCTCCACTTCAGCTTTGTAGTAGACTCAGCCATCCTGCTGACTATGGCACTGGATCGCTATGTGGCTATCTGCTTCCCCTTGAGATACACCAGCATCCTAGCTCCTCAGGTGATTATCAAGCTTGTGGTGGGCATTGTTGTGAGGAGTTTCTCCGTGATCTTGCCAGATGTCTTTCTGCTGAAGCGGTTGCCTTTCTGTGGAACACGAATCATCCCCCACACATACTGTGAGCATATAGGTGTTGCTCGGCTTTCCTCCACTGACATCTCTATCAACATCTGGTATGGATTTTCAGTGCCTGTCATGACTGTTGCCTCAGATGTGATCTTTATTGCTGTCTCCTATATCTTCATCCTCCGTGCTGTCTTTCATCTCTCATCCCAGGGTGCCCGCCAAAAGGCACTCGGCACCTGTGGTTCCCATGTCTGTGTCATCCTCATCTTTTACACACCTGCCGCCTTCTCCATCCTCGCCCATCGCTTTGGGCACAGTGTACCTCGAAATATGCTCATCTTATTTGCCAACTTCTACGTGGCCATCCCTCCTGCTCTAAATCCTGTAGTGTATGGAGTGAAGACCAAGAAGATCCAGGACAAATTTGTTCTCCTCTTTACTTTGAAGAAGACACAATGA